One window of Mucilaginibacter inviolabilis genomic DNA carries:
- a CDS encoding helix-turn-helix domain-containing protein — protein MKRFSSISEFSHFRHLPKPAHPLIAVFKVEPVERQRIAEPQSWSYDFYAIALKHVENAGDIKLKYGQQHYDYDEGIMSFVAPGQVLSFSMSDELKHIRQSGWMLLIHPDFLWNTPLAQTIKQYEFWDYAVHEALFLSEKEETTLVGILQTTLQECNANIDQFTKNIIVSHIETLLSYANRFYHRQFLTREKAHHQVLERLEKLLNGYFDNDELTAKGLPTVSYIAESLNLSPKYLSSLLKALTGQNTQQHIHEKLIEKAKEKLSTTNLTVSEIAYGLGFEHIQSFSKLFKTKTQLSPLEFRATFN, from the coding sequence ATGAAACGTTTCAGTTCCATCAGTGAATTCTCGCATTTCAGGCACCTGCCTAAGCCGGCGCATCCACTGATCGCTGTATTCAAGGTAGAGCCTGTGGAGCGCCAGCGTATTGCGGAGCCGCAAAGTTGGAGCTATGATTTTTATGCGATTGCGCTGAAACATGTGGAGAACGCTGGAGATATTAAATTGAAATATGGGCAGCAGCATTATGATTATGACGAAGGCATCATGTCGTTTGTTGCGCCGGGGCAGGTGCTGAGCTTTTCGATGAGCGATGAGCTGAAACATATCCGGCAATCAGGATGGATGCTGCTCATCCATCCTGATTTTTTGTGGAACACCCCGCTGGCCCAAACCATTAAACAGTATGAGTTTTGGGACTATGCGGTGCACGAGGCCCTGTTCCTTTCCGAAAAAGAGGAAACTACACTCGTTGGTATCCTGCAAACTACGCTGCAGGAGTGCAATGCAAACATTGATCAGTTTACCAAAAACATCATTGTTTCGCATATCGAAACCTTGCTCAGCTATGCCAACCGCTTTTATCACCGCCAGTTCCTGACCCGCGAAAAAGCACATCACCAGGTATTGGAACGGTTGGAAAAACTGCTGAATGGCTATTTTGATAATGATGAACTAACGGCCAAGGGTTTGCCCACGGTAAGCTACATTGCCGAATCGCTCAACCTTTCGCCCAAATATTTGAGCAGTTTACTCAAAGCACTTACAGGGCAAAACACCCAGCAGCATATCCACGAAAAGTTGATTGAAAAGGCCAAAGAAAAACTATCAACCACTAACCTCACCGTAAGCGAGATTGCTTATGGCCTGGGCTTTGAACATATCCAATCCTTCAGTAAGCTTTTCAAAACCAAAACGCAATTATCGCCCCTGGAGTTCCGGGCAACGTTTAATTAA
- a CDS encoding NADP-dependent oxidoreductase encodes MKAIRIYEFGGPEVMKLEEVAKPAPAADEILIKMYASSVNPADYIIRSGGNELLRPFLKLPLGLGLDAAGVVEEAGSEVKDFKPGDRVYGVPNFPGDGAYAEYIAAKATQFTLMPDNISFNEAGALPSCALIAWNGIIDLGKVQAGQRVLIHGAAGGVGNLAVQFAKAQGAYVIGTASPYNFNFLKELGADEVIDYKNQDFKGYLGTIDMVFNASPVRDNYTRLVSAQLLKEGGIFICTQLDAPIEPEVSEAFAKKQAIGMLVGGGGMAYTASLSGTTQLVQQGKVKAAIAKVYPLAQVAEAHKESETKHASGKLVLEIRKD; translated from the coding sequence ATGAAAGCGATCAGAATTTATGAATTTGGCGGACCGGAAGTAATGAAACTGGAAGAAGTGGCAAAACCCGCTCCGGCAGCCGATGAAATTTTAATAAAAATGTATGCCAGCAGCGTTAATCCTGCCGACTATATCATCCGTAGTGGAGGTAATGAACTCCTAAGACCATTTTTAAAACTCCCCTTAGGTTTGGGTCTTGATGCCGCGGGCGTTGTAGAAGAAGCGGGCAGCGAGGTGAAAGACTTTAAACCCGGCGACAGGGTATATGGTGTACCTAACTTTCCCGGCGATGGTGCTTATGCTGAATACATTGCCGCCAAAGCCACGCAGTTTACGCTGATGCCTGATAATATAAGCTTTAACGAAGCCGGTGCCTTGCCATCATGCGCGCTGATTGCCTGGAACGGTATTATCGACCTGGGTAAGGTGCAGGCCGGTCAGCGTGTGCTTATCCACGGTGCGGCGGGTGGTGTGGGTAACCTGGCTGTACAGTTTGCCAAGGCTCAGGGCGCTTATGTCATCGGCACGGCTTCGCCCTATAACTTCAACTTTTTAAAAGAATTGGGTGCCGATGAAGTGATCGATTATAAAAACCAGGATTTTAAAGGATACCTGGGTACCATTGATATGGTGTTCAATGCTTCGCCGGTGCGTGACAATTATACCCGCTTGGTGTCGGCCCAACTATTAAAAGAAGGTGGTATCTTTATATGTACCCAGTTGGATGCGCCCATTGAACCGGAAGTGAGTGAAGCATTCGCAAAAAAACAGGCCATCGGTATGCTGGTAGGGGGCGGTGGTATGGCTTATACTGCCTCGCTGAGCGGAACAACCCAATTGGTACAGCAGGGTAAAGTGAAAGCGGCCATAGCTAAAGTATATCCGCTGGCACAAGTAGCCGAAGCGCATAAAGAAAGCGAAACCAAACATGCCAGCGGTAAACTGGTATTGGAAATAAGGAAAGATTAA
- a CDS encoding glycoside hydrolase family 16 protein produces MKLYYLLSAGLLMALHANAQQTKTDTVFFEDFNEQNLDRSKWNVEITGHTVNDEQQAYVDSTATIYMAKGKDADGAVNGALVLKALYKPGFTSKEQKKYDFISGRINTRSKMEFTYGTASARMKMASGAGLWPAFWALGNGKWPDCGEIDMMETVGDSSWVSHALHGPNYFGNTPLAYRAHFASGIDVTQWHIYSVDWSPTSLIFKVDGKVTYTVTKPMVEKYGRWAFDNKKFIILNFALGGGYPGGYNKITKPYYGISENTVNKIKAGEAKVFVDWVLVTKTKE; encoded by the coding sequence ATGAAACTATATTACTTGTTATCTGCAGGCTTATTAATGGCCTTACATGCCAACGCCCAGCAAACCAAAACGGATACGGTGTTTTTTGAGGATTTTAATGAACAAAATCTCGACAGAAGTAAATGGAACGTAGAGATTACAGGCCATACCGTGAATGATGAGCAACAGGCCTACGTTGATTCGACAGCTACCATATATATGGCAAAAGGTAAGGATGCGGACGGTGCGGTGAACGGAGCATTGGTACTCAAAGCCCTGTATAAACCTGGTTTTACCAGTAAGGAACAAAAAAAGTATGATTTTATATCGGGCCGGATAAATACCCGCAGCAAAATGGAATTTACCTACGGTACGGCATCGGCACGTATGAAAATGGCTTCAGGTGCAGGGTTATGGCCGGCATTTTGGGCATTGGGAAATGGTAAATGGCCTGATTGCGGCGAGATAGATATGATGGAAACTGTTGGCGATTCCAGTTGGGTGAGCCACGCCCTGCATGGTCCCAATTATTTTGGTAATACGCCTTTGGCATATCGGGCGCATTTTGCATCCGGCATTGATGTTACCCAATGGCACATTTATTCGGTCGACTGGAGCCCAACCAGCCTGATATTTAAAGTTGATGGTAAGGTAACGTATACGGTAACAAAGCCCATGGTCGAAAAATATGGTCGTTGGGCTTTCGACAATAAAAAATTCATCATCCTTAATTTTGCTTTAGGAGGAGGTTATCCAGGAGGGTACAACAAGATCACTAAACCCTATTATGGGATCTCAGAAAACACCGTAAATAAAATAAAAGCTGGCGAAGCTAAAGTGTTTGTTGATTGGGTACTGGTTACCAAGACTAAAGAGTAG
- a CDS encoding VOC family protein — translation MSIFLNLSSHKTDRLKWGVFLLIFILPGFCKAQTATDAVPVVDHIAICVRNLKKSTAFYTEVLHLQKVPNPFADTLHQWYSLGNHVKLHAIQGNCTYKHDITEHLCFAVGSVKEFAKKLDELHIPYGNWKGDSKEPTLRPDGVLQLYFQDPDGYWIEINSPAKGK, via the coding sequence ATGAGCATTTTTTTGAATTTAAGTTCGCATAAGACCGACAGGCTAAAATGGGGTGTATTTTTGCTGATATTTATTTTACCTGGCTTTTGCAAGGCCCAAACCGCAACCGACGCAGTTCCCGTAGTTGATCATATTGCTATTTGTGTGCGCAATCTTAAAAAAAGCACCGCATTTTATACCGAAGTATTGCACTTACAAAAAGTACCCAATCCCTTTGCTGATACATTACACCAGTGGTATAGCCTTGGGAATCATGTAAAACTACACGCTATACAGGGTAACTGTACTTATAAGCACGATATTACAGAGCATCTTTGCTTTGCTGTAGGCTCGGTAAAAGAATTTGCCAAAAAGCTTGATGAGTTACATATTCCTTATGGCAACTGGAAAGGCGATAGCAAGGAGCCAACTTTAAGACCGGATGGCGTTCTGCAGCTTTATTTTCAGGATCCTGACGGGTATTGGATTGAGATTAATAGTCCCGCAAAAGGGAAATAG
- a CDS encoding Pr6Pr family membrane protein — MKQSSSTYKPSKAATIYAASAGLVVWFALILQVSISIPAYMQEGYSWAGSFIQILSFFTIQSNLVVGICLWALLLKPSSAFYKFFSKGYVLGGICLYIIVVGLVYNIILRSLWHPQGLFKLADELLHSINPVLFVIYWLIFAPREKSKWVQSISWLWFPFLYLVYTLIRGAITQLYPYPFINVVKLGYGHVLINSLVLLVVFLGLGLFLIFINRLIKSNA; from the coding sequence ATGAAACAAAGCTCCTCTACATACAAACCCAGTAAAGCTGCCACCATTTACGCAGCATCAGCCGGACTGGTAGTATGGTTTGCTTTGATATTACAGGTAAGCATCTCGATACCTGCTTATATGCAAGAAGGCTATAGCTGGGCCGGATCCTTTATACAAATACTCAGTTTTTTTACTATTCAAAGCAATTTAGTGGTTGGCATTTGTTTGTGGGCCTTATTATTAAAACCATCAAGCGCCTTTTACAAGTTTTTTTCAAAAGGATATGTACTTGGTGGTATCTGCCTGTATATTATAGTAGTTGGCCTTGTTTACAACATTATACTGCGTAGCTTATGGCATCCCCAAGGGCTGTTTAAATTGGCCGATGAATTGCTCCACTCCATAAATCCTGTATTATTTGTTATTTACTGGCTGATCTTTGCGCCACGGGAAAAATCAAAATGGGTACAATCCATAAGTTGGCTTTGGTTTCCATTCCTCTACCTGGTATACACACTTATCCGCGGAGCCATCACCCAACTTTATCCCTATCCCTTTATTAATGTGGTTAAATTAGGCTATGGTCATGTATTGATCAACTCATTAGTATTATTGGTTGTTTTTTTAGGCCTTGGGTTATTCCTTATTTTTATAAACCGCTTAATCAAAAGTAACGCTTGA
- a CDS encoding EamA family transporter, whose amino-acid sequence MALTPQKSASPLMVIIAFATVYIVWGSTYFFIKMAVDGFPPLLLGALRFLTAGILLLTWCKFKGEQIFIKRNIIHAAVTGFLLLVIGNGAVIWVEQTLPSAMVAIMVSSAPIWFVLFDKQNWRVNFKNTSTIIGLVIGFAGVVLLFSEQIRGLFDSSTGLSKLPGMLLLLIGAMSWASGSLYSKYNNTQGSASVNTAWQMVAAGLIFLPSSVLTHEVQNLQWQNIPTHSWLALLYLVIFGSIAAFSAYVWLLQVRPATQVSTYAYVNPVIAVILGVLFAHESITLLQVGGLVIILGSVLLINLSKYRKEKQAKMELA is encoded by the coding sequence ATGGCCTTAACACCTCAAAAATCCGCATCACCATTAATGGTTATCATCGCCTTTGCAACAGTTTATATTGTTTGGGGTTCGACATACTTTTTTATAAAAATGGCTGTCGATGGGTTTCCTCCATTATTGTTGGGTGCCCTTCGCTTTTTAACTGCCGGTATTTTGTTATTGACCTGGTGTAAATTTAAAGGCGAACAGATATTTATCAAACGCAATATTATTCATGCTGCTGTTACCGGCTTTTTATTGCTGGTAATCGGTAACGGCGCCGTAATTTGGGTTGAGCAAACGCTTCCCAGCGCTATGGTAGCCATTATGGTATCTTCAGCTCCTATTTGGTTTGTATTGTTTGACAAGCAAAACTGGCGTGTAAATTTCAAAAACACGTCCACCATTATTGGTTTAGTTATAGGCTTTGCCGGCGTTGTATTATTGTTTAGCGAACAAATACGAGGTTTGTTTGATTCCTCAACCGGGCTTTCTAAACTACCGGGAATGTTGCTGTTGCTCATAGGCGCCATGTCATGGGCATCAGGATCATTATATTCTAAATACAATAATACACAAGGATCTGCCTCGGTAAATACCGCCTGGCAGATGGTGGCCGCTGGTCTTATATTTTTGCCATCGAGTGTTTTAACTCATGAAGTGCAAAACCTGCAATGGCAAAACATCCCTACCCATAGCTGGTTAGCCTTACTTTACCTGGTAATTTTTGGCTCCATAGCCGCATTTAGCGCCTACGTGTGGCTTTTACAAGTTCGCCCGGCAACACAGGTGAGTACTTATGCTTATGTAAACCCGGTTATAGCAGTTATACTCGGTGTATTGTTCGCTCACGAAAGCATTACGTTATTACAAGTAGGTGGCCTAGTGATTATCCTGGGCAGTGTATTACTTATCAACCTAAGTAAATACCGCAAAGAGAAACAGGCTAAAATGGAACTGGCGTAA
- a CDS encoding sulfite exporter TauE/SafE family protein: MAVAAFALSAVCGGGASFILLPVLGWVLPAAQVPAALSVGTAASSVSRMAVFRKNIRWDIVVWFVPPALPAVWLGARLLSSVDPVLLELLIGLFLVVNIPFLFKPTPNKPQQTHNRKWVLCIIGMATGFLSGLTGAVGLLFNRFYLTYGLTKEEIVATRAANELLLHILKIILYSLFGLLSIKALGIGVVISVAAVISAQAMKRLLLFFTEKTFRRIGFTAMVLSGVVMLVNSGFTLYRDEAVGVKAYRMDKGLETKVRWRQSNFAMEFEYDECFEIERTIALKDLPADKQQVVNAIAKDADKILLEEVYSLNKHYYEVYIYKNGSLDKRNL; encoded by the coding sequence GTGGCAGTAGCGGCATTTGCGTTGAGTGCTGTTTGTGGTGGCGGCGCCAGCTTTATTTTATTACCGGTGCTGGGCTGGGTATTACCGGCAGCACAGGTTCCGGCGGCATTGTCTGTCGGGACAGCGGCAAGCAGTGTTTCGCGTATGGCGGTTTTTCGTAAAAACATCCGTTGGGATATTGTAGTTTGGTTTGTGCCGCCTGCTTTACCTGCAGTATGGCTTGGGGCCAGGTTACTGAGCAGTGTTGACCCGGTATTGCTGGAGCTGCTTATCGGCCTGTTCCTGGTGGTTAATATTCCATTTCTTTTTAAACCAACTCCTAATAAGCCTCAGCAGACCCATAACCGCAAATGGGTACTCTGTATTATTGGTATGGCTACCGGTTTTCTGTCGGGACTTACCGGTGCTGTTGGGTTACTGTTCAATCGCTTTTATCTTACTTATGGTCTTACCAAAGAAGAAATTGTAGCCACCCGGGCCGCAAACGAACTACTGCTCCATATTTTAAAAATTATCCTGTATAGCTTATTTGGTTTGCTGAGTATAAAGGCATTGGGTATTGGTGTAGTTATTTCTGTCGCCGCGGTTATCTCTGCCCAGGCCATGAAGCGCTTATTACTTTTTTTTACAGAAAAAACTTTTCGACGCATAGGTTTTACGGCCATGGTACTTTCTGGTGTGGTGATGCTGGTTAATTCGGGCTTTACCCTGTACCGTGATGAAGCCGTGGGTGTTAAAGCTTACCGGATGGATAAAGGACTGGAAACAAAGGTGCGCTGGCGGCAAAGTAATTTTGCAATGGAGTTTGAATATGACGAGTGTTTTGAGATAGAACGGACTATTGCGCTGAAAGATCTGCCTGCCGATAAACAACAAGTGGTTAATGCTATTGCAAAGGATGCTGACAAAATTTTACTGGAAGAGGTATATAGTTTAAATAAGCATTACTACGAAGTATACATCTATAAAAACGGTAGTTTGGATAAGCGTAATTTATAG
- a CDS encoding ABC transporter ATP-binding protein: MNDDLILETISVTKNFFGDKSSGVNNITIFIPKGKVTAIVGESGSGKTTLLNLLYGHLQPDHGEVFFKEEQVLSREHGLQHAHKVMRLVTQNGSDIDAQLSVWDTVSAGLQEEDKSLTIQKVTEALNMLHIYQLKEQPYGKLSGGEKQRVTIAKALISRPEVLLLDEPFNQVDATYREGLQHDIRYIVQAWGVTVVLVSHDPAEILSMADELIVLKEGEIVENGSPEQLYHSPKLLYTSQILASCSQLTSTQAKVCGIKSRRGVVVIYAEHIKIGVLGIKWLVTQVLFKGFYEELIIEREGVTLRVMNYDRGKYPKGAKISININKYFEFGKWEN; the protein is encoded by the coding sequence ATGAATGATGATCTGATACTGGAAACCATATCGGTTACCAAAAACTTTTTTGGTGATAAATCTTCCGGTGTTAACAACATAACCATATTTATACCCAAAGGTAAAGTTACCGCTATTGTAGGCGAAAGTGGTAGTGGTAAAACCACCTTGCTCAATTTGCTTTACGGTCATCTACAACCCGATCATGGTGAAGTGTTTTTTAAGGAGGAGCAGGTTTTAAGCCGCGAACATGGCTTACAGCACGCTCATAAGGTCATGCGCCTGGTTACCCAAAACGGAAGCGATATAGATGCGCAATTATCTGTTTGGGATACAGTGAGTGCCGGGCTTCAGGAGGAAGATAAGAGTCTCACCATACAAAAAGTGACCGAGGCATTGAACATGCTTCATATTTACCAGTTGAAAGAGCAACCTTATGGCAAGTTAAGCGGCGGCGAAAAACAACGTGTAACCATAGCCAAAGCACTCATCAGTCGCCCGGAAGTATTGTTGTTGGATGAACCTTTTAACCAGGTTGATGCTACTTACCGGGAAGGTTTACAGCATGACATCAGGTATATTGTACAAGCATGGGGGGTTACGGTAGTGCTGGTATCACATGATCCTGCAGAGATACTGTCGATGGCAGATGAACTGATTGTACTGAAGGAAGGGGAGATTGTGGAGAATGGCAGCCCCGAGCAATTATATCATTCTCCTAAACTGTTGTATACCTCACAGATACTGGCCAGTTGCAGTCAGCTTACCTCTACCCAGGCCAAAGTTTGCGGTATTAAAAGCAGGCGAGGGGTGGTAGTTATATACGCCGAGCACATCAAGATAGGTGTTTTGGGTATCAAGTGGCTGGTGACGCAGGTGCTGTTCAAAGGTTTTTACGAAGAATTGATCATCGAACGCGAAGGAGTAACCCTCCGGGTAATGAATTATGATAGAGGTAAATACCCCAAGGGAGCTAAAATCAGCATCAACATCAATAAATATTTTGAGTTTGGAAAGTGGGAGAATTGA
- a CDS encoding RNA polymerase sigma factor has product MPDDKNSHIIHTIKAYGKSLLGFIRRRVKNDADAEDILQDVWYQFSSVINSEPIEQTSAWLYRVARNKITDKHKKKTETLLDDMLTGEDEEEDTADFKAILFTETSTPETEYLRNLFWDQLFIALDELPNEQKDVFVWHELDDMSFQEIADITGEKMQTLVSRKRYAVLHLRKRLQQLYKEITEY; this is encoded by the coding sequence ATGCCCGACGATAAGAACAGCCACATTATACATACCATAAAAGCGTATGGTAAAAGCCTGTTGGGTTTTATTCGCCGGAGGGTAAAAAACGATGCCGATGCCGAAGATATTCTGCAGGATGTCTGGTACCAGTTTAGTTCGGTGATCAATTCAGAACCTATTGAGCAAACCAGCGCCTGGCTTTACCGGGTAGCCCGCAATAAAATAACCGACAAGCACAAAAAAAAGACGGAAACCCTGTTGGATGATATGCTTACCGGCGAGGACGAGGAAGAAGATACGGCTGATTTTAAGGCTATTCTATTCACCGAAACCAGCACTCCCGAAACGGAATATCTGCGCAACCTGTTTTGGGACCAGCTATTTATTGCACTCGACGAGCTACCCAACGAGCAAAAAGATGTATTTGTATGGCACGAACTGGACGACATGTCGTTCCAGGAAATTGCCGACATCACGGGCGAAAAAATGCAAACTCTGGTATCGAGGAAACGATACGCGGTGCTGCATCTGCGTAAACGCTTACAACAATTGTATAAAGAAATAACAGAATATTAA
- a CDS encoding DUF3892 domain-containing protein yields the protein MPLQITGVNSTIGEHDNPYLAINSLVWIDDYTQNRGITTRDVLFDWINDNGTAYVLDEEGNKAKLLTATTKSGYKYVKTAFDETKPDKLLKLLATK from the coding sequence ATGCCCTTACAAATAACCGGAGTAAATAGTACGATTGGTGAGCATGATAATCCTTATCTGGCTATTAACTCATTAGTGTGGATTGATGACTACACGCAAAATCGCGGAATTACTACAAGAGATGTGCTTTTTGACTGGATCAATGACAATGGTACAGCCTATGTTTTAGACGAGGAAGGAAACAAAGCCAAACTGCTTACTGCAACCACCAAAAGTGGCTATAAGTACGTAAAAACGGCTTTTGATGAAACAAAACCCGACAAGTTACTAAAACTACTGGCTACAAAATAG
- a CDS encoding metallophosphoesterase — protein sequence MHGSGFLKVFLIISAISLLFDWYIFSGLKTLSADWPSQLWRNIMLFGYLFISIGIVALFLTGLGSFTTANGMRPFHEWVLSLFITFFLTKLVFVIILSLGDLGRFIVGLFKLASNSDTKPVFPARRKFISEIAVLVAAIPFTSMFYAMFKGKYDYKLHHTTLYFEDLPDAFDGFTITQLSDIHSGSFDNTEAMQRGIDMAKAQKSDLFVFTGDLVNNAAFEIEPYIDRFSQIKAPYGQFSILGNHDYGDYIHWNSEQEKAANLDKLKEHHQTLGYRLLLDENVTIEKDDQKISLIGIQNWGRGFIQIGNLSKALQGVPKDAFKILLSHDPTHWEEQVRYNETNIHLTLSGHTHGAQFGVEISGFRWSPVKYRYLDWAGLANEKNRYLYVNRGFGFLAFSGRLGIWPEVTVIELRKKA from the coding sequence ATGCACGGCAGCGGTTTTTTAAAAGTGTTTCTTATTATTTCGGCTATCAGTTTATTATTCGACTGGTATATTTTTTCGGGACTTAAAACATTAAGTGCCGATTGGCCATCGCAATTGTGGCGTAACATCATGCTGTTTGGCTATCTTTTTATTTCTATTGGAATTGTTGCCTTGTTCCTCACCGGTCTTGGCAGTTTTACTACCGCCAACGGCATGCGTCCCTTTCATGAATGGGTACTGAGTCTGTTCATTACCTTTTTTCTGACCAAGCTTGTGTTTGTTATTATTTTATCGCTGGGCGATCTGGGCCGGTTCATTGTTGGCCTGTTCAAGCTCGCCAGTAATTCTGATACCAAGCCGGTGTTTCCAGCCCGTCGCAAGTTTATCAGTGAAATAGCCGTATTAGTAGCTGCTATCCCGTTTACCTCTATGTTTTATGCGATGTTCAAGGGTAAATACGACTATAAACTGCATCATACAACACTTTATTTTGAGGATCTGCCGGATGCTTTTGACGGCTTTACGATAACGCAGCTATCTGATATCCATTCAGGCAGTTTTGATAATACCGAAGCTATGCAGCGAGGCATTGATATGGCCAAAGCTCAAAAAAGCGACCTGTTTGTTTTTACGGGTGATCTGGTTAATAATGCCGCCTTTGAAATTGAACCCTACATTGACCGTTTTAGTCAGATTAAAGCACCTTACGGACAATTCTCGATATTGGGCAACCATGATTATGGCGATTATATCCACTGGAATAGTGAACAGGAAAAAGCCGCCAATCTGGATAAATTAAAGGAGCATCACCAAACATTAGGCTATCGCCTGTTACTGGACGAAAATGTGACCATTGAAAAAGATGATCAAAAAATATCGCTTATCGGTATTCAAAACTGGGGGCGTGGCTTTATACAGATAGGCAATCTAAGTAAAGCGCTGCAGGGTGTACCTAAGGACGCCTTTAAGATACTATTATCACATGACCCAACCCATTGGGAAGAACAAGTGCGTTATAACGAAACCAATATTCACCTTACCCTTTCTGGTCACACCCACGGTGCACAGTTTGGTGTTGAAATTTCGGGCTTCAGGTGGAGCCCTGTAAAGTATCGCTATCTGGACTGGGCCGGTCTGGCCAATGAAAAAAACAGGTATTTATATGTCAATCGTGGCTTTGGTTTCCTGGCATTTTCAGGTCGACTGGGCATATGGCCGGAAGTTACTGTTATTGAATTAAGAAAGAAGGCATAA
- a CDS encoding Lrp/AsnC family transcriptional regulator — MINETEINLDKTDLHILRLMQENARISNADMARELGMAPSGVLERVKKLEQKNVIQQYTTRINPAALQQKLLAFVFMKASDGPGYSTATLELAKIPEVQEVHHVAGDDCYLVKVRTYDSASLMSIMRNQFAKIPNIISTRTTIVLETVKEEQQLVIPEK, encoded by the coding sequence ATGATTAACGAAACAGAAATCAATCTTGATAAAACCGACCTGCACATTTTACGCCTGATGCAGGAAAATGCCCGGATATCGAATGCCGACATGGCTCGCGAGCTGGGTATGGCGCCATCGGGTGTGCTGGAGCGTGTAAAAAAACTGGAGCAAAAAAATGTGATCCAACAGTATACTACCCGTATTAATCCGGCTGCCCTGCAGCAAAAATTACTGGCTTTTGTATTTATGAAAGCATCAGACGGACCAGGTTATAGTACTGCCACATTAGAGCTTGCTAAAATTCCCGAAGTACAGGAAGTGCATCATGTAGCCGGTGACGATTGCTATCTGGTTAAAGTACGCACTTACGACTCGGCTTCACTAATGAGTATTATGCGCAACCAGTTTGCCAAAATACCCAACATCATCAGTACACGCACCACCATAGTACTGGAAACGGTTAAAGAAGAACAACAATTAGTTATACCTGAAAAATAA